Proteins encoded by one window of Vigna radiata var. radiata cultivar VC1973A chromosome 5, Vradiata_ver6, whole genome shotgun sequence:
- the LOC106762073 gene encoding uncharacterized protein LOC106762073 isoform X2, with protein sequence MAFEQTSVPGGDVVRPLNSVARSVAEESLVLPVSTAVPGALPIFYPASVSDAGLVGMGYGNVTSGGGGGAATWCVRPAVPVHNHNPSVNPAVGFVHAPSFPNRVGAVGGNAVDVSSSFVAATHGFPMNLGGNWVASGNGLDSINSSDVNNNNNNNNNNNNNNYNNNAVPGNSRVISNSGDHVCSIGVGSISNTPSSQRTDQAIEEGGDDSISGRKMKLMCSYGGKILPRPSDGMLRYVGGQTRIISVKRDVSFNDLVQKMVSTFGQHVVIKYQLPDEDLDALVSVSCPDDLENMMEEYERLIERSPDGSPKLRVFLLSSSELDPSGVAQFVNLHDGGLKYVEAVNGIADGIGGKLTRKASYTSAVSTQNSDFSGIDALDSLNAAQGDVRGDVSGVPVPMPSSLSPEGNVAASHDGTLNSVVPEPGTSYTEASAVPPGIPVTNYGPTHIPPLQNEVELEKSVPVTFSQTQFGLQQSGLEIPPSTPLQTSFDHRQEVMNHVDYVQLPPHMGFLNPQFLGKPGSIYSQHQFHDNTSRFGSHQVIPAVQMTMTQPFSHAALRPSVIQPQAFMQPQQNRLDQYNDENASGLRIHQVPAEQSYNTFQVQVPFGGNYGWVQVPSADHVIFSDAFVPQQPMMIPEKLQRVEDCYMCQKKLPHAHSDPVVQDQRNSCAGPISDSIQSFYSLPTEDNSRAQATNMVLVSAPMKDDNVEQVVVTRPKVFSKLDTPAGAACTDTAGLSLELESETAFIQKLDRSDHPRNAVIQEAVVRTGEKQLPSDGLVAPHSYRDDITRQHMVPLDSRSKEDALVNKPVTNDIPLVGGTSVENSDCMVQECPTEYTNELCSTTSKADAMENWIAQDLLKPIDGRIDNLKIGNPENFLNNDKFDYSTQHVAEKKGVPLDNNIGKSKLITDADQINMVDLLPSSTVEISYGNNSRPVEYNEVIQTPVWGIPGSNPQPKSGNHHGEDAVLSSVPPSARFGEVKDSSNSLFSNQDLWNIHSSYFPPPRPNKVTLKKETYSNKDQVGENLGINGEQNLEAQIENGLYQTLQQNLTFEEARSVAKVSSEDRQLQAVAEGLAASVLHSSTSSNLDLNVKDVSHHEDIGDGDVQNNLIDIQHKDKIQDLKNKLPEKLNFGFPASDVGALQIIKNCDLEELIELGSGTFGTVYHGKWRGSDVAIKRINDRCFAGKHSEQERLRADFWNEAIKLADLHHPNVVAFYGVVLDGPGGSVATVTEYMVNGSLRNALQKNGRNLDKRKRLLIAMDVAFGMEYLHGKNIVHFDLKSDNLLVNLRDPHRPICKVGDLGLSKVKCQTLISGGVRGTLPWMAPELLNGSSSLVSEKVDVFSFGIVMWELLTGEEPYADLHYGAIIGGIVNNTLRPPVPESCDPEWRLLMEMCWSSEPSERPSFTEIANGLRSMATKISPKGQNQQQQPASSLSQAQK encoded by the exons ATGGCGTTTGAGCAAACCTCTGTTCCTGGCGGCGATGTTGTGCGGCCACTGAATTCAGTAGCTCGGAGTGTGGCGGAAGAGTCTCTCGTTTTGCCGGTATCTACGGCGGTTCCTGGCGCGCTGCCGATTTTCTATCCTGCGTCTGTCTCTGATGCTGGCTTGGTTGGAATGGGGTATGGGAATGTGACTTCGGGAGGTGGCGGTGGTGCTGCCACGTGGTGTGTGCGCCCCGCTGTGCCAGTTCATAATCACAATCCCTCTGTGAATCCTGCTGTTGGATTTGTTCATGCTCCTAGTTTTCCCAATAGAGTTGGTGCTGTAGGTGGCAATGCTGTTGATGTTTCAAGTAGTTTTGTGGCTGCTACTCATGGGTTTCCTATGAATTTGGGGGGTAACTGGGTTGCATCGGGTAATGGCCTAGATAGTATTAATAGTAGtgatgttaataataataataataataataataataataataataataattacaacaaCAATGCTGTTCCGGGGAACAGCAGAGTCATTAGCAATTCTGGTGATCATGTGTGTAGTATTGGGGTTGGGTCCATTTCCAATACACCTTCAAGCCAGCGGACAGATCAGGCGATTGAGGAGGGTGGGGATGATTCAATTTCAGGGCGGAAAATGAAGTTGATGTGCAGTTATGGTGGGAAGATTTTGCCTAGGCCTAGTGATGGGATGTTGAGATATGTTGGAGGGCAGACAAGGATCATAAGTGTTAAGAGAGATGTGAGTTTTAATGATTTGGTGCAGAAGATGGTTAGTACATTTGGGCAGCATGTGGTTATCAAATATCAGCTCCCTGATGAGGATCTGGATGCATTGGTTTCGGTTTCCTGCCCTGATGATCTGGAGAATATGATGGAGGAGTATGAGAGGTTGATTGAGAGGTCTCCTGACGGTTCTCCCAAGTTAAGggtctttcttctttcttcttcagaaCTCGATCCTTCTGGTGTAGCACAGTTTGTAAATTTGCATGATGGTGGACTGAAATATGTTGAAGCTGTGAATGGAATTGCTGATGGGATTGGTGGCAAACTAACAAGGAAAGCGAGCTATACAAGCGCAGTATCTACTCAGAATTCTGATTTTAGCGGGATAGATGCTCTTGATAGCTTGAATGCTGCTCAAGGGGATGTCAGAGGGGATGTCAGTGGGGTACCTGTACCTATGCCCAGTTCTTTATCACCTGAGGGGAACGTGGCTGCTTCTCATGATGGTACCTTAAATTCTGTGGTTCCTGAGCCTGGTACATCTTACACAGAGGCCTCTGCGGTTCCACCGGGCATTCCTGTAACAAATTATGGTCCAACTCACATTCCACCTCTCCAGAATGAGGTTGAGTTAGAAAAGTCTGTACCTGTTACTTTTTCTCAGACTCAATTTGGGTTACAACAATCTGGTTTGGAAATTCCACCTTCTACACCTTTGCAAACTTCTTTTGATCATCGCCAGGAGGTTATGAACCATGTTGATTATGTCCAGCTTCCTCCCCATATGGGATTCCTGAATCCTCAATTTCTAGGTAAGCCTGGATCCATCTACTCCCAACATCAATTTCATGATAATACTTCTCGTTTTGGGTCCCATCAGGTAATCCCTGCAGTGCAAATGACCATGACTCAGCCATTTTCTCATGCTGCTTTAAGACCCAGTGTTATTCAACCACAAGCATTCATGCAACCTCAGCAAAACCGTTTGGACCAATATAATGATGAAAATGCTTCAGGGCTAAGGATTCACCAGGTTCCTGCTGAACAAAGTTACAACACATTTCAGGTTCAAGTCCCTTTTGGAGGTAATTATGGCTGGGTCCAGGTTCCTTCTGCAGACCATGTGATCTTTTCTGATGCATTTGTACCTCAACAACCAATGATGATCCCTGAGAAACTCCAACGAGTGGAGGACTGTTATATGTGTCAGAAAAAGCTGCCTCATGCACATTCAGATCCTGTGGTTCAGGATCAGCGAAATAGCTGTGCTGGTCCAATTTCTGATTCAATCCAAAGTTTCTATAGTCTCCCTACGGAGGACAATTCTAGGGCTCAAGCAACAAATATGGTTTTGGTGTCTGCACCAATGAAGGATGACAATGTTGAACAAGTAGTTGTGACAAGACCCAAGGTCTTTAGCAAATTGGATACTCCAGCTGGAGCAGCTTGTACAGACACAGCTGGTCTTTCTCTGGAGCTTGAAAGTGAGACGGCTTTTATACAAAAGCTGGACAGGTCTGATCATCCCAGGAATGCAGTTATCCAGGAAGCTGTTGTAAGAACAGGAGAAAAACAGTTGCCAAGTGATGGGCTGGTAGCACCGCATTCTTATCGTGATGATATCACCCGCCAGCATATGGTGCCACTTGATAGCAGGTCTAAAGAGGATGCTCTTGTGAATAAACCTGTTACTAATGATATACCTTTAGTTGGTGGCACATCTGTTGAAAATTCTGACTGTATGGTTCAAGAGTGTCCAACAGAATATACAAATGAACTTTGTAGCACTACTTCAAAAGCAGATGCCATGGAGAATTGGATAGCACAAGATCTTCTCAAACCTATTGATGGAAGAATAGACAACCTGAAAATAGGTAATCCtgaaaattttctaaataatgataaatttgattaCAGCACTCAACATGTTGCAGAGAAGAAAGGGGTCCCTCTAGATAACAATATTGGGAAGTCAAAGTTGATCACTGATGCTGATCAAATTAATATGGTAGATTTGCTTCCTAGTTCTACTGTGGAAATTTCATATGGGAATAATTCCAGGCCAGTGGAATATAATGAGGTTATACAAACCCCTGTTTGGGGCATACCTGGATCAAATCCTCAGCCAAAGAGTGGAAACCATCACGGGGAGGATGCAGTTTTATCTTCAGTTCCTCCATCTGCTAGATTTGGAGAGGTGAAGGATTCTTCAAACTCACTTTTTAGCAATCAAGATCTATGGAATATACACAGTTCATACTTTCCACCTCCGAGACCTAACAAAGTTACATTGAAGAAAGAAACCTATTCAAATAAGGATCAAGTTGGTGAGAATCTTGGCATCAATGGGGAACAAAATCTGGAAGCTCAAATAGAGAATGGCCTCTATCAAACACTCCAACAGAATTTAACTTTCGAAGAAGCTCGATCTGTCGCCAAGG TCTCATCAGAAGACCGACAACTTCAAGCCGTTGCTGAAGGTTTAGCTGCTTCCGTTCTGCACTCAAGCACTTCTTCAAATCTTGATTTGAATGTCAAAGATGTGTCCCATCACGAGGACATTGGCGATGGAGATGTTCAAAATAATCTAATAGATATACAgcataaagataaaattcag GATCTCAAAAACAAGCTCCCagagaaattaaattttggCTTTCCAGCATCAGATGTTGGAGCTTTGCAG attataaaaaattgtgaccTTGAAGAGCTGATAGAGTTGGGTTCTGGGACCTTTGGGACTGTATATCATGGAAAATGGAGGGGCAGTGATGTGGCAATAAAGCGGATTAATGATAGGTGTTTTGCAGGAAAGCATTCGGAGCAAGAGCGCCTG AGAGCAGACTTTTGGAATGAGGCAATCAAGCTTGCTGACTTGCATCATCCAAATGTGGTAGCATTCTATGGTGTTGTGCTTGATGGCCCCGGAGGTTCTGTGGCAACAGTGACGGAGTATATGGTAAATGGTTCTCTAAGAAATGCGTTGCAGAAGAATGGGAG GAATCTTGACAAGCGCAAGCGGCTGTTGATTGCGATGGATGTGGCCTTTGGCATGGAGTACTTGCATGGAAAAAATATAGTACACTTTGACTTGAAAAGTGACAACTTGCTCGTGAATCTCCGAGATCCACATCGTCCGATATGCAAG GTTGGTGATTTGGGTCTGTCCAAAGTGAAATGCCAGACTTTAATATCCGGCGGAGTTAGAGGAACTCTACCTTGGATGGCCCCAGAACTGCTGAATGGGAGCAGTAGTCTTGTATCAGAGAAG GTTGATGTGTTTTCGTTTGGTATTGTTATGTGGGAACTGCTCACGGGAGAAGAGCCGTATGCTGATTTGCACTATGGGGCCATTATAG GTGGTATAGTAAACAACACTTTAAGACCTCCAGTTCCAGAATCTTGCGATCCAGAATGGAGACTGCTAATGGAGATGTGCTGGTCATCCGAACCATCAGAAAGACCTTCCTTCACTGAGATTGCCAATGGATTACGTTCCATGGCAACCAAGATTTCTCCGAAAGGACAAAATCAACAGCAGCAACCCGCCTCATCTCTGAGTCAAGCACAGAAATAA
- the LOC106762073 gene encoding uncharacterized protein LOC106762073 isoform X4 produces the protein MAFEQTSVPGGDVVRPLNSVARSVAEESLVLPVSTAVPGALPIFYPASVSDAGLVGMGYGNVTSGGGGGAATWCVRPAVPVHNHNPSVNPAVGFVHAPSFPNRVGAVGGNAVDVSSSFVAATHGFPMNLGGNWVASGNGLDSINSSDVNNNNNNNNNNNNNNYNNNAVPGNSRVISNSGDHVCSIGVGSISNTPSSQRTDQAIEEGGDDSISGRKMKLMCSYGGKILPRPSDGMLRYVGGQTRIISVKRDVSFNDLVQKMVSTFGQHVVIKYQLPDEDLDALVSVSCPDDLENMMEEYERLIERSPDGSPKLRVFLLSSSELDPSGVAQFVNLHDGGLKYVEAVNGIADGIGGKLTRKASYTSAVSTQNSDFSGIDALDSLNAAQGDVRGDVSGVPVPMPSSLSPEGNVAASHDGTLNSVVPEPGTSYTEASAVPPGIPVTNYGPTHIPPLQNEVELEKSVPVTFSQTQFGLQQSGLEIPPSTPLQTSFDHRQEVMNHVDYVQLPPHMGFLNPQFLGKPGSIYSQHQFHDNTSRFGSHQVIPAVQMTMTQPFSHAALRPSVIQPQAFMQPQQNRLDQYNDENASGLRIHQVPAEQSYNTFQVQVPFGGNYGWVQVPSADHVIFSDAFVPQQPMMIPEKLQRVEDCYMCQKKLPHAHSDPVVQDQRNSCAGPISDSIQSFYSLPTEDNSRAQATNMVLVSAPMKDDNVEQVVVTRPKVFSKLDTPAGAACTDTAGLSLELESETAFIQKLDRSDHPRNAVIQEAVVRTGEKQLPSDGLVAPHSYRDDITRQHMVPLDSRSKEDALVNKPVTNDIPLVGGTSVENSDCMVQECPTEYTNELCSTTSKADAMENWIAQDLLKPIDGRIDNLKIGNPENFLNNDKFDYSTQHVAEKKGVPLDNNIGKSKLITDADQINMVDLLPSSTVEISYGNNSRPVEYNEVIQTPVWGIPGSNPQPKSGNHHGEDAVLSSVPPSARFGEVKDSSNSLFSNQDLWNIHSSYFPPPRPNKVTLKKETYSNKDQVGENLGINGEQNLEAQIENGLYQTLQQNLTFEEARSVAKVSSEDRQLQAVAEGLAASVLHSSTSSNLDLNVKDVSHHEDIGDGDVQNNLIDIQHKDKIQGRMWIHRWVWGGGSVRREKSTLFHCCPYLDVLFLTFIIIGSQKQAPREIKFWLSSIRCWSFADYKKL, from the exons ATGGCGTTTGAGCAAACCTCTGTTCCTGGCGGCGATGTTGTGCGGCCACTGAATTCAGTAGCTCGGAGTGTGGCGGAAGAGTCTCTCGTTTTGCCGGTATCTACGGCGGTTCCTGGCGCGCTGCCGATTTTCTATCCTGCGTCTGTCTCTGATGCTGGCTTGGTTGGAATGGGGTATGGGAATGTGACTTCGGGAGGTGGCGGTGGTGCTGCCACGTGGTGTGTGCGCCCCGCTGTGCCAGTTCATAATCACAATCCCTCTGTGAATCCTGCTGTTGGATTTGTTCATGCTCCTAGTTTTCCCAATAGAGTTGGTGCTGTAGGTGGCAATGCTGTTGATGTTTCAAGTAGTTTTGTGGCTGCTACTCATGGGTTTCCTATGAATTTGGGGGGTAACTGGGTTGCATCGGGTAATGGCCTAGATAGTATTAATAGTAGtgatgttaataataataataataataataataataataataataataattacaacaaCAATGCTGTTCCGGGGAACAGCAGAGTCATTAGCAATTCTGGTGATCATGTGTGTAGTATTGGGGTTGGGTCCATTTCCAATACACCTTCAAGCCAGCGGACAGATCAGGCGATTGAGGAGGGTGGGGATGATTCAATTTCAGGGCGGAAAATGAAGTTGATGTGCAGTTATGGTGGGAAGATTTTGCCTAGGCCTAGTGATGGGATGTTGAGATATGTTGGAGGGCAGACAAGGATCATAAGTGTTAAGAGAGATGTGAGTTTTAATGATTTGGTGCAGAAGATGGTTAGTACATTTGGGCAGCATGTGGTTATCAAATATCAGCTCCCTGATGAGGATCTGGATGCATTGGTTTCGGTTTCCTGCCCTGATGATCTGGAGAATATGATGGAGGAGTATGAGAGGTTGATTGAGAGGTCTCCTGACGGTTCTCCCAAGTTAAGggtctttcttctttcttcttcagaaCTCGATCCTTCTGGTGTAGCACAGTTTGTAAATTTGCATGATGGTGGACTGAAATATGTTGAAGCTGTGAATGGAATTGCTGATGGGATTGGTGGCAAACTAACAAGGAAAGCGAGCTATACAAGCGCAGTATCTACTCAGAATTCTGATTTTAGCGGGATAGATGCTCTTGATAGCTTGAATGCTGCTCAAGGGGATGTCAGAGGGGATGTCAGTGGGGTACCTGTACCTATGCCCAGTTCTTTATCACCTGAGGGGAACGTGGCTGCTTCTCATGATGGTACCTTAAATTCTGTGGTTCCTGAGCCTGGTACATCTTACACAGAGGCCTCTGCGGTTCCACCGGGCATTCCTGTAACAAATTATGGTCCAACTCACATTCCACCTCTCCAGAATGAGGTTGAGTTAGAAAAGTCTGTACCTGTTACTTTTTCTCAGACTCAATTTGGGTTACAACAATCTGGTTTGGAAATTCCACCTTCTACACCTTTGCAAACTTCTTTTGATCATCGCCAGGAGGTTATGAACCATGTTGATTATGTCCAGCTTCCTCCCCATATGGGATTCCTGAATCCTCAATTTCTAGGTAAGCCTGGATCCATCTACTCCCAACATCAATTTCATGATAATACTTCTCGTTTTGGGTCCCATCAGGTAATCCCTGCAGTGCAAATGACCATGACTCAGCCATTTTCTCATGCTGCTTTAAGACCCAGTGTTATTCAACCACAAGCATTCATGCAACCTCAGCAAAACCGTTTGGACCAATATAATGATGAAAATGCTTCAGGGCTAAGGATTCACCAGGTTCCTGCTGAACAAAGTTACAACACATTTCAGGTTCAAGTCCCTTTTGGAGGTAATTATGGCTGGGTCCAGGTTCCTTCTGCAGACCATGTGATCTTTTCTGATGCATTTGTACCTCAACAACCAATGATGATCCCTGAGAAACTCCAACGAGTGGAGGACTGTTATATGTGTCAGAAAAAGCTGCCTCATGCACATTCAGATCCTGTGGTTCAGGATCAGCGAAATAGCTGTGCTGGTCCAATTTCTGATTCAATCCAAAGTTTCTATAGTCTCCCTACGGAGGACAATTCTAGGGCTCAAGCAACAAATATGGTTTTGGTGTCTGCACCAATGAAGGATGACAATGTTGAACAAGTAGTTGTGACAAGACCCAAGGTCTTTAGCAAATTGGATACTCCAGCTGGAGCAGCTTGTACAGACACAGCTGGTCTTTCTCTGGAGCTTGAAAGTGAGACGGCTTTTATACAAAAGCTGGACAGGTCTGATCATCCCAGGAATGCAGTTATCCAGGAAGCTGTTGTAAGAACAGGAGAAAAACAGTTGCCAAGTGATGGGCTGGTAGCACCGCATTCTTATCGTGATGATATCACCCGCCAGCATATGGTGCCACTTGATAGCAGGTCTAAAGAGGATGCTCTTGTGAATAAACCTGTTACTAATGATATACCTTTAGTTGGTGGCACATCTGTTGAAAATTCTGACTGTATGGTTCAAGAGTGTCCAACAGAATATACAAATGAACTTTGTAGCACTACTTCAAAAGCAGATGCCATGGAGAATTGGATAGCACAAGATCTTCTCAAACCTATTGATGGAAGAATAGACAACCTGAAAATAGGTAATCCtgaaaattttctaaataatgataaatttgattaCAGCACTCAACATGTTGCAGAGAAGAAAGGGGTCCCTCTAGATAACAATATTGGGAAGTCAAAGTTGATCACTGATGCTGATCAAATTAATATGGTAGATTTGCTTCCTAGTTCTACTGTGGAAATTTCATATGGGAATAATTCCAGGCCAGTGGAATATAATGAGGTTATACAAACCCCTGTTTGGGGCATACCTGGATCAAATCCTCAGCCAAAGAGTGGAAACCATCACGGGGAGGATGCAGTTTTATCTTCAGTTCCTCCATCTGCTAGATTTGGAGAGGTGAAGGATTCTTCAAACTCACTTTTTAGCAATCAAGATCTATGGAATATACACAGTTCATACTTTCCACCTCCGAGACCTAACAAAGTTACATTGAAGAAAGAAACCTATTCAAATAAGGATCAAGTTGGTGAGAATCTTGGCATCAATGGGGAACAAAATCTGGAAGCTCAAATAGAGAATGGCCTCTATCAAACACTCCAACAGAATTTAACTTTCGAAGAAGCTCGATCTGTCGCCAAGG TCTCATCAGAAGACCGACAACTTCAAGCCGTTGCTGAAGGTTTAGCTGCTTCCGTTCTGCACTCAAGCACTTCTTCAAATCTTGATTTGAATGTCAAAGATGTGTCCCATCACGAGGACATTGGCGATGGAGATGTTCAAAATAATCTAATAGATATACAgcataaagataaaattcag GGAAGGATGTGGATTCATAGGTGGGTTTGGGGAGGTGGATCGGTGAGGAGGGAAAAATCCACCCTGTTCCATTGCTGCCCTTATTTGGATGTgctttttctcacttttattattattg GATCTCAAAAACAAGCTCCCagagaaattaaattttggCTTTCCAGCATCAGATGTTGGAGCTTTGCAG attataaaaaattgtga